CAGGAGCTGCTGAGACTATATGCACCATTTCCTCAACTGCTAAAGGGTGCTGTGGGAAAGAGAATGTACTCAAGGTTCTTAGACTCGTTTGCATCTTTGAATGTGAACATACCATTCATCAAGGTCATTCAGCAAATGCCAGCATTCATCAAGTATATGAAGGAACTACTTCCCAGGAAGAGCTCACTCAAGGGGGGCCGACTATAGTGATGAACAAGGATTGCAGCACCCTCATTCAAACACAATTTCCTGCGAAAAGaaaagacccagggagttttcatGTCCCTTGTGCTATAGGGGAAACAAATTTTGATAGAGCACTTTGCGatttgggagcaagcatcaacttaataccCCTATCCCTGGTAAAAAGGCTGCAGATCAATGAGATACTACCTACAGATGTAGTCATAAGGCTGGCTGACACGATTCAAAAGCAAGCAGTAGGAGTGGTAGAAAATGTGTTGCTCAAAGTTGGAAAATACTTTCTCCCAACAGACTTTGTCATCCTGGACATGGAAGAGAGTCACCTGCACCCAATCATATTGGGGAGACCATTTCTAGCTACTgctagagcactcatagatgtggaGAAAGGGGAGCTAATATTAAGGATCCATGATGAACAACTGAGCTTCAGTGTTTTCGAACTCTCATTGGAAAAAGATGAAGAGGACAAAGAACCGAGCAAAGTGCATCATGAGATACTAAAGGAAGAAGCAAGCACTGAAGCACAACCAGCTCATCCTGAGATTCACTGGGTTGATGGACAAGGCCAGCAGCAAGTGCCACAGGTCAAGGAAAAATTGGAGGAACCTAAGCCACCAGAAGTTTGTGAGGACATTAACAAAAGCTCATCAAAGAAGGTGGCCACCAGGAGTAAGAAAACAGCACCAGGggcaaagaagaaggtaccAAGGGGGTGGCGGAACAAGAAGATTCCTACGGAAGATTTCTCTCCAGGGGATAAAGTAATCTCAGCCTACTTCACAGATACCCCCCCTAATCTCCCCACTGTACCATCTCAGCTACCTAAGGTCTTCACCATCAACAGAGTTCTCTCCATGGAGCTTGTAGAGATCATTGATACAACCAATGGATACAAGTCCACTGCCAGAGGAGAAGACTTCAAGCATTACCAACCACCATAATAAGGGGGtaacgtcaagctagtgacgctaaagaagcgcttcatgggaggcaacccatatTTTACATGCTTTCAGAAGTAGTGAATAAATCAATATTCATGAATTCCAACCAAAAATTGACAAACACGTGTGAAATTTTTATATGCAGAATATAGTAaagaacaagtttggtgttcaaagcattATTCTTAAAGCTTTGAACACAACTTTTCATCACAGTGctccaaactaagtttggtgtcaccctATGGTGCCACCAATTTGCATATGAAGATACACAGTTAGTCAGTTAGTGGAATTCAGGAATAAACAAATTCTCTTATTATTCAAGCTGTAGATGTTAAAgcatttttgtttcttttataaAAGTAGTTCTTACTCTTCTTATTTCATCTTTATAGGGAAAAGAAAGGAGCATTGATGAGGATTGATTAGACAATTTAATGGGGGAGGCTCGGCCACTTCGCGAAGAGAACTTTACACATGTCCCAACAAGGAAGGCATGGGAaatgttgccatgcaacattgaaagaagaagaatcttgAAGACCGAACCAACATTCCCCATCAAGTGATGATCCTTGTCCTTTCTTCGTATACAACCCCATCCGTCCATCAAGGAAACATTCGTGCAATCCACACCCTTCATGCACTTATGATTTCTCCTATATAAGTGAACCTTAGTGCACACTCACTCCTTACATTCAAACCCCCACTCTCTACACTTCTGTTGGCACACTAAACCCTTCATCACGCATTGTTTTAACCAACCCACTCTTTATCTATCCGAAGCCTCAACCCACCTCAAAACAACAACTCAAGtcatggcatcatcaagctcAAAGAGGCAAAAGAGAAAGGAACCCATTGAGTGTGTTCCCTTTGACGAGAAGAGATTCAAAACTGCCTTTCATGAACGAGAATTCGAGCGGATAAGGGCCAGAAAGATATTGCCAGAGTTAATCTTCCAAATCAATGCCAATGAATCACCACAGATTTTGAGGAAAATCGAACAGAGAGGGTGGCAATTGCTCACCAGTCCAAAGGGTAAGATCAATGGCAACCTCATCaaagagttttatgcaaatgtAGTTAGAGAGGAGAAGACCAAAGCCCCAACTTACAAAAGCTATGTGAGAGGAAGGGAGGTCGACTTTAGCCCAAGTGCCATAATAAGAGCTCTTCAATTGAAATTCCCTCATTTTGACGAGGACAGTTATTAGTCAAGGATAAGTAGAAGCCCTGATAAGGATGAGCTCTCAGAGATAGCGTCAGATATCTGTGTGATAGCAGCTGATTGGGAGAGGTACTCAGATGGGAGACCAAAATTCATAAAAAGGGGAGACCTTCATCCTGAGGCCAAGGGGTGGTTCGAGCTTGTAAAAAGGTCCATCCTACCGGCTGCTAATAATTCAGAAGTTAACATCAACCGAGCCACTATGGTGCAATGCTTAGTACTAGGTGGGGAAATCAATGTGCATGAGCTTATCGCCGAAGGGATTCAAGAATCGGCTGAGAAAGTTGATTTGGGTGCCAGGCTTTGGTACCCCAGCACAATTCTCCGCTTGTGCAACAAGGCTAAGGTAGTATTTGAGGACAGCAGTCCAGACTGGGTGAACCCAGGGAAGCCGGTCACACGTGAGCGCATGGTCCACACCTCACTTGCTCAACAACTAAGAAGGCCACATATAGGAAGACACAGAGCCCAGGAAGAAATTCATCAAGAGGAGTATCATCAGGAAGATTACCAACAAGAAGAGCAACACAACCCAGCCAACCTCAATATGAGTCATATCTTACATGCCATTGAGGATTTGGAGATGAAACATATGGAGGGACAAGAGCAAATACTTGCCATGCAGTCCAAATGGATGAAGCAACAAGAAAGTGACAGAAACAACACATGGAGCAGCAACAGGAGCAATATTCACAACTCACCCAAGCCCTACACCAAGTAACAGAGAGGCAAGAGCGTCAAGACAAACGCTTTCAAGAGCTCAACCAGTGGCAATTAGCTCAGATGAAATCATTTAATGAGTTTAGCATGCTGAATGAAGGAAGGCAGTTGCATAGAGAGGAATTTAGTGTAAACACTCAAGCCAGATTGAGCTATATGTCTGATAATATGCACCACCTACATTATGCCATTCCCACATATGAGGAGGTCCAAAAAGAGTTTGTTGAACGAGAAGAAGGGAAAGTGAAACAGCAGAAGgaaactctgaagaaaaaaatggaagatGTTGGCTTCTGGAAGAAACTACTTGGAAAAAGCAAAGGGAGTGGGAGCACAAGCACTCAAGAAAAGCACCAAGAGGACAAGCATGGAGAGGAGCATGAGCAACCACATgagtaaaaggtggtggagctcctttcttgctttttttagtttatattaTCAATAAGGAGGATCTTGTATGAAATAGGACATGCCTCCATATTAGCTAGACAACTTTCAATTATGCATTCTGAATTTTATGATTAAGAAGTCAATGCTTGCTAGCCTTTATGTTACTGCATTCGTATCTTTACTTATTGTATGTTTGTCCTTAGAATCAAATGAAGAGAGaatgtttatgttttgaaagaCAAGAGTAGAGTTCATAATGTGAATGCACATTCATGAATCTTTGGGGGTAgtcataagttagctaagttggttcaaccaCAAGGTTAGGATGACAACTATCTATCCTGAATGCTTTACTTTTGATATACCCATGAGACTAAGATAAcaacaagatcctaataagagaaaagggaaagaacaatggaagtcaaaaacaaaagaaaaagagtaagcaataaggctaggcaccaatggtttacCTTAAGACATGTGTCTGTGTTGCTCCTGTGTGGGGGatctacttggatgaataagctcatTGGGGTGCTTTATCacctggtaacttgggttaactaactcgggattatcagctgaaaatccactatcaagagtaaccctcaccacagagcatttagtaacccaaagaggtgctgaaCACCAAGGTctgaaggaaagaaaataaataaactatatgcctgtggtgtgtatgtatgggggagagacttgagcaagtaagtccttaggggtgcttcaacacctagcaccttgaaccaactggttcgggagtgttagctgaaagcttatcctaaagagttgcccccttacaAAACACTTAGCCTAAATAACACAAACAGCCCTTGAAATaacaataaaaggatcaataaaTACAGGTCTCATGGGACATAACAAAGTGAGTATTTTAGGAgatgataaaggtctgaaagccagCAGTGggatgaacctaagttgctatgcatgaaaccaccataaaatcagtaatatgacttccacaagaatgactcatttctctggagattccattcatcattctcttgttccagtacttgcttagggacaagcaagctttaagtttggtgttgtgatgccaggacattttggccagtttcactgaccttttctttactgtttttaggtaatttcatgcattttcttaggaaataagttaGTTTTGGGCAGATATTCACTCagaccttgattcaagcatacattgtgcattttacatagtttcatgaggattttgcatgattttaatgataaaattgtatattgcattacccatgacttggactagaactttgatgcactctattgcttgatttcaggaccaaaggaagcaaggaatgggaggtaacttgcaaagttaaggAGAAAAGTAATTGCCAAAAACACTCTCAAAAGCCATCAATGCCCATGttaaagagtcacgttaactaagttaacgtaaactctaacgtggagaagagaagttgagccaacgttagtgacacttaacattgtcactaacgttggcctaaggtgcaaagagccacgttaactcccacgttaacttggttaacgtgggagctaacgtaagagaTGGAGAgttgtcgacaacgttagtgacactcaacattgtcactaacgttggagcaaccacacaacccccaagagccacgttaacttccacgttaacttggttaacgtggaagctaacgatgaggaatgaagaatgagccaacgttagtgacactcaacattgtcactaacgttgggatggctaagaatggccacgttagaagccacgttaacctagttaacgtggactctaacgtgagacctaggggcacacttgaacgttagtgacaatgttgagtgtcactaacgttctcaaAGGTTGGCAaaagccacgttagaagccacgttaacctagttaacgtgagcttTAACGTGAAGCAAGAAGGGGCACACTTGAACGtcagtgacaatgttgagtgtcactaacgttctcgaaggctAACAAGGCAACATTAAAAGCCACGTTAACCCAGTTAACTTGGACTTTAACGTGAGGCAAAGGGGTGCATGGCGatgttagtgacaatgttaagtgtcactaacgttctcgaacttgTATTTTCACTAAATGTTAAAAACCCCTAACGTCTTGAGCTAAAGTCTATGCCCACTTCACACTATATCTCTGCAAGTAAGCCAAGCCCAATTGAAGAAAGGAACTACTTCAAGCTCAAAGATCCAGAGGCCCAACACTTGAAGAGctaactagaagctgagaagagtagtgatggtgtttttgcggaaaaacaaatttccaacacacaaatctaaccggcaagtgtaccgggtcgcatcaagtagtaataactcacttagagtgaggtcgatcccacaggggttgatggatcaagcaactttaatgggtgattagtttagtcaagctaacattgaagggatattggatgaaatgtagccaacagaattgtaaatgacaggaaatttaaagttgtagaaagtaaaattgcaagtaacttaaataacaagaaagtaaaataactgaaacttaaattgcaagaaaagtaaattgcatgaaaagtaaaaggggattggggtgctggaaattaaatgaaagcagtaaatccaagcttagaacaattgcaaggaaattaaattgcaggaaaagtaaattcaaGGTCACAGTAGcttaaatgtaaattgcagaagaacacaagtgcaggaaattaaattgggagCAATGAGATGCAATAGAGAGACATAGATCATTTCTCAAGTCTCAAAGTGAAACTAACAATTTCAAtgaaacagtaaaaacagaaggAAAGCCAAGTGCTCAATTGCTCACTTGATCAAGACAGAAACAAAATTCAACCCAATTGTAAAATTCAGAAAAGAAACtcaagatctcagggaatcaatgagactagagaacaagtctagatctcaaaccCTTCCTTGATCAATTCAGAGAACAATttgtagaagaaaaagaagatgaaagaaataaatgaaaactcagattcaattctcaattttctgaaattatgcagaagaagaacaagagattTCAGATCAagtgaaacagaattccttcaattcttgatccaaaattcaaacagaaatgaaaactaagagagagaacTCTCAattcctaatgctccctagtggagctagccttTTTTTTAATCGAGCTtcaattgatgcctttatataggcttttcaaagtgaaaatgaaaatgaaactaaaacaaattacaattaaaataaaaatcctaatctaatttatccatgtgcctttgagtgatgatgtgggctttgcttgctttggatttaaGGAGagatgggtcttggatggccttggttcaattggtgaagatttgagttcaaagggaatttgaattgaattttggcccatgggtgctcccaggaggctgccctgctcttgtggagggcagagcagggaaactTTGTGTGGGTATCCAATTTGCGTGCCAAGGCTTGGAAG
The genomic region above belongs to Arachis stenosperma cultivar V10309 chromosome 5, arast.V10309.gnm1.PFL2, whole genome shotgun sequence and contains:
- the LOC130981031 gene encoding uncharacterized protein LOC130981031; this translates as MNKDCSTLIQTQFPAKRKDPGSFHVPCAIGETNFDRALCDLGASINLIPLSLVKRLQINEILPTDVVIRLADTIQKQAVGVVENVLLKVGKYFLPTDFVILDMEESHLHPIILGRPFLATARALIDVEKGELILRIHDEQLSFSVFELSLEKDEEDKEPSKVHHEILKEEASTEAQPAHPEIHWVDGQGQQQVPQVKEKLEEPKPPEVCEDINKSSSKKVATRSKKTAPGAKKKVPRGWRNKKIPTEDFSPGDKVISAYFTDTPPNLPTVPSQLPKVFTINRVLSMELVEIIDTTNGYKSTARGEDFKHYQPP